The DNA window ATATTTCCCGTAAATTTTTTAACCCCCGATGAAGAATAGTTTTTACTTTACCTTCACTATATCCCATTATTTCTGCAGTTTCTTTAATAGAAAACCCATGATATTTTCTTAATAAGATTACTAATTTGTAATCTTTTTTTAATTTATTTAAACCCTCTATCAGTTGTCTTAATTCCTCATTATTTTCAAACATTTCCTCTGGATTTTTATTTGTTATAAGGGAATTACTATAATCATCGATATTTAAAAAACTTCTTTTAGTTCTGTACCAATCATAAATGGTTCGCCTGGCAATATTAAAAATCCAGGTTTTTAA is part of the Anaerobranca gottschalkii DSM 13577 genome and encodes:
- a CDS encoding RNA polymerase sigma factor translates to MGEEILVERFKRGDEAAFIIIYEKYFQDVYNFVSYSVSFEASEDLTQEIFIKLYKSMEKFKGNCSLKTWIFNIARRTIYDWYRTKRSFLNIDDYSNSLITNKNPEEMFENNEELRQLIEGLNKLKKDYKLVILLRKYHGFSIKETAEIMGYSEGKVKTILHRGLKNLREILEEEGFERGVKGIEKEILKF